The following coding sequences lie in one Phycisphaerae bacterium genomic window:
- a CDS encoding dockerin type I domain-containing protein: MSKRFVCTVVFLAASPGTSIALGQIRVWVADQGDNQGGNNRIMEIDPFNKKTPPDPDGTDCIILKTLPSPAGCFLDELDFDANYRMWAVVKDTCNQSIDGARRIDKDTGAVDIPPGLITPQFPGETAGGILEGLAWDGTGLWITAVRDGLTGNMLTRVSPADGSQIAPFTAPPLAGGKCNIPGTIAQGLLWEPGNNGYGWLWHSDVAARKLYKLDVSRLFTNPTYNPADPNGLTVAEYSVPCEPKGLAWMDTKIWIAAPRGSNGGIFEFDPATGGTVKLFSTPNWHLDGIAVYRPPGPEIKLSTEVITTSVWIAEGDPADSVFTVTNKGFGTLDYTISDDVEWLTVTPDSGSSTGSPNSHTVSFVADGKLGGTYNATITVAGNAWNTDQHVAVSMIIRTVGPDVDGDGDVDQRDFGLFQACLTGAGQTVQPPCGIADFNNDGLVNQGDMTIFVDCLSGPDVLADKSCDPAA, encoded by the coding sequence ATGTCCAAGCGGTTCGTCTGCACAGTCGTCTTTCTGGCAGCCTCTCCGGGCACGTCCATCGCCCTCGGCCAGATCAGGGTGTGGGTGGCTGACCAGGGCGATAACCAGGGCGGCAACAACCGGATCATGGAGATCGACCCGTTTAACAAGAAGACTCCGCCGGACCCGGATGGAACGGACTGCATCATCCTCAAGACCTTGCCCAGCCCGGCCGGGTGCTTTCTGGACGAGCTTGACTTTGACGCGAATTACCGCATGTGGGCGGTGGTCAAAGATACATGCAACCAGAGCATCGACGGGGCCAGGCGAATCGACAAGGACACCGGGGCCGTCGACATTCCGCCGGGACTGATCACGCCTCAGTTTCCTGGCGAGACGGCGGGCGGCATTCTCGAGGGCCTCGCGTGGGACGGCACGGGGTTGTGGATCACGGCCGTTCGCGATGGTCTTACAGGCAACATGTTGACCCGTGTCAGCCCGGCTGATGGATCGCAGATTGCCCCCTTTACCGCCCCACCGCTTGCGGGTGGCAAGTGCAATATTCCGGGGACTATTGCTCAAGGTTTGCTCTGGGAGCCGGGGAACAACGGCTATGGCTGGCTATGGCACTCGGACGTGGCGGCAAGGAAGCTCTACAAGCTGGATGTGTCCCGTTTGTTTACCAATCCCACTTACAATCCGGCGGATCCCAACGGTCTGACGGTCGCCGAATACAGCGTACCGTGCGAACCCAAGGGGCTGGCATGGATGGACACCAAGATCTGGATCGCCGCTCCCAGAGGTTCCAACGGGGGCATCTTCGAGTTTGACCCCGCCACGGGCGGCACCGTCAAGCTTTTCAGCACGCCGAACTGGCACCTGGACGGGATTGCGGTTTACCGGCCACCGGGCCCGGAGATCAAGTTGAGCACCGAGGTCATCACGACCTCCGTATGGATTGCCGAGGGCGATCCAGCTGACAGTGTCTTCACGGTGACCAACAAGGGCTTTGGGACGCTGGACTACACGATCAGTGACGACGTTGAGTGGCTTACCGTAACACCGGATTCCGGTTCGTCGACCGGGTCGCCCAATTCGCACACCGTGTCCTTTGTGGCCGACGGCAAGCTTGGCGGCACCTACAATGCCACGATCACCGTTGCGGGCAATGCCTGGAACACCGACCAGCACGTCGCCGTGAGCATGATCATACGCACCGTCGGTCCGGACGTCGACGGGGACGGGGACGTCGATCAGCGGGACTTCGGTTTGTTCCAAGCTTGTCTTACCGGGGCCGGGCAGACGGTACAGCCTCCTTGCGGGATCGCCGATTTCAACAACGACGGGCTGGTCAACCAAGGCGACATGACCATCTTTGTCGACTGCCTCAGCGGTCCGGATGTCCTGGCCGACAAGAGCTGCGATCCCGCGGCCTGA
- a CDS encoding discoidin domain-containing protein — translation MLCQTVSGNRVYQALAIWVWAACSTFLVAQESPYLYGIHDHSPSPQEYLNHLTGGGVTGWITATVAVGHNPAETWGIDFRSFSNQGHTVICRINNGYCESGGTIPLPDQYANFATRCANFVSNSQGCSIWVIGNETNLAGEWPPVGSHKPYVSPQSYADCFRQVYNAIKAVRPVHKVCTQAIAPFGGPYGPGSVCGYTHDGNPINWVQYMNQMLTTIQGSGPGPDGIAVHINSRGYDYADIHSTQKVNAAGQLLYFSFYVYKDWINYGIPSSMYDLPLYATECNGLYSWDGTYPDSEPGREPYQAGWMQEIYAEINRWNTIDAPAAGKPVFRCVNMYRWSGDPWRIDGIPQKTQILADLDAAVAQKYRSDVVFTSNPPTGTNLAPYSLTVQTDSVYGPDWSGSNAIDGVVSVSSKWVSAATAPPHWLALDLGGNRTVDGYIIRLAGAAGEPTSYNAEALAIQTATSLSGPWATEGTIDNSIRASIINRSYVTPKTLRYVRLYITDAGVDNHARIPEFEVWGVFPGYRGDMDGDEDVDQADFGLFQACYTTAGNPISPACTAAELDHDDVIGQSDFALFVQCLCGEGIAPPISCLR, via the coding sequence ATGCTTTGTCAAACGGTGAGTGGCAACCGGGTGTACCAGGCGCTGGCGATCTGGGTTTGGGCGGCTTGTAGTACGTTCCTTGTCGCTCAGGAAAGCCCGTATCTCTATGGGATCCATGATCACTCGCCGTCGCCACAGGAATACCTCAACCACTTGACCGGCGGCGGTGTCACCGGCTGGATCACGGCGACCGTGGCCGTTGGTCACAACCCGGCCGAGACGTGGGGGATCGACTTCCGCTCGTTCTCGAACCAAGGCCATACCGTCATCTGCCGAATCAACAACGGGTATTGCGAATCGGGCGGCACTATCCCCCTGCCGGACCAATACGCCAACTTCGCCACGCGCTGTGCCAACTTCGTCTCCAACAGCCAAGGCTGCAGCATCTGGGTGATTGGTAACGAGACCAATCTCGCCGGCGAATGGCCACCGGTGGGCAGCCACAAGCCCTATGTTTCACCTCAGAGCTACGCCGACTGTTTCCGGCAGGTTTACAACGCGATCAAGGCGGTTCGGCCGGTGCACAAAGTCTGCACCCAAGCCATCGCCCCCTTTGGCGGGCCTTACGGTCCCGGCAGCGTGTGTGGATACACCCACGACGGCAACCCGATCAACTGGGTTCAATACATGAACCAGATGCTGACCACAATCCAGGGCAGTGGCCCGGGACCTGACGGGATTGCCGTGCATATCAACTCCCGCGGCTACGACTACGCAGACATTCACAGTACGCAGAAAGTCAATGCTGCCGGCCAGTTGCTGTATTTCAGCTTCTACGTCTACAAGGACTGGATCAACTACGGAATTCCCAGCAGCATGTACGATCTGCCGCTGTACGCGACGGAGTGCAACGGTCTGTATTCCTGGGACGGGACCTACCCGGACAGCGAGCCGGGCCGTGAGCCGTATCAAGCCGGCTGGATGCAGGAGATCTATGCCGAGATCAACCGGTGGAACACGATAGATGCGCCGGCTGCCGGCAAGCCGGTTTTCCGGTGTGTCAACATGTATCGATGGTCCGGGGACCCATGGAGAATCGACGGCATTCCTCAGAAGACGCAAATCCTTGCCGATCTTGACGCCGCCGTAGCTCAGAAGTACCGCTCCGACGTCGTGTTCACCAGCAACCCGCCGACGGGAACGAATCTCGCCCCGTACTCCCTGACAGTGCAGACGGACTCGGTGTACGGGCCTGACTGGTCGGGGAGCAATGCAATTGATGGGGTTGTCTCGGTGAGCAGCAAGTGGGTCAGTGCGGCCACCGCCCCACCGCATTGGCTGGCTCTCGACCTGGGGGGCAACCGGACGGTGGACGGGTACATCATCCGCCTGGCGGGGGCCGCCGGGGAGCCGACCAGCTACAACGCTGAAGCTCTGGCAATCCAGACCGCCACGAGCCTCTCTGGTCCGTGGGCGACCGAAGGCACAATCGATAACAGTATCCGGGCCAGCATCATCAACCGCAGCTACGTCACTCCCAAAACCCTTCGCTACGTTCGCTTATACATTACCGATGCGGGGGTCGACAACCACGCCCGAATCCCCGAGTTTGAGGTTTGGGGGGTCTTTCCGGGTTATCGCGGCGATATGGACGGAGATGAAGACGTGGACCAGGCGGACTTCGGGTTGTTTCAGGCCTGCTACACGACTGCTGGAAACCCGATATCACCGGCTTGCACCGCCGCTGAGCTGGATCATGATGATGTCATCGGCCAGTCCGACTTCGCTCTGTTCGTGCAATGCCTCTGCGGCGAGGGGATCGCGCCACCCATTTCATGTCTCAGGTGA
- a CDS encoding 4Fe-4S dicluster domain-containing protein, with the protein MFRLGLKRLVAPLAEFIEQRLPAVETAGTATAREVLRPPGALPEPEFLARCYRCGNCVEVCPAKAIHPVNRQNIERAGTPYIDPDLAACTLCDQLACMKACPSGALQVIGDKRQIKMGTAAVDRRLCLRRSSSLCTICLDTCPIGREAIDISDGGELQVNPMACVGCGTCQYNCPVRPRAIRVVPR; encoded by the coding sequence ATGTTTCGGCTTGGCCTCAAGAGGCTTGTCGCCCCCCTCGCGGAGTTCATTGAACAGCGGCTGCCGGCCGTTGAAACCGCCGGGACCGCAACCGCCCGTGAGGTTCTCCGGCCCCCCGGAGCCTTGCCCGAGCCTGAGTTCCTGGCCAGATGCTATCGTTGCGGCAACTGCGTCGAGGTCTGCCCCGCCAAGGCGATTCACCCCGTGAACCGCCAGAACATCGAGAGGGCCGGCACGCCCTATATCGACCCTGACTTGGCGGCGTGTACGCTGTGTGACCAGTTGGCGTGCATGAAGGCCTGCCCCAGCGGGGCCTTGCAGGTGATCGGCGATAAACGCCAGATCAAAATGGGAACGGCTGCAGTCGACCGCCGGCTGTGTCTGAGACGATCAAGCAGTCTCTGCACGATCTGCCTGGATACGTGTCCGATTGGCAGGGAAGCCATCGACATTTCCGACGGCGGCGAGCTGCAGGTGAACCCCATGGCCTGCGTTGGCTGCGGAACCTGCCAGTACAACTGCCCCGTACGTCCTCGGGCCATCAGGGTTGTGCCTCGCTGA